One Penicillium oxalicum strain HP7-1 chromosome III, whole genome shotgun sequence genomic region harbors:
- a CDS encoding Protein dml1, which translates to MHEIVTVQLGQRANYLATHFWNIQESYFTYDGDEESPVDHDVHFRPGVGADGSETYTPRTVIYDLKGGFGTLRKHNALYQLTEDTVPGQGLWDGKEIIQQQAPIPQSDYQRSLDLGTAAPRLTSETVRYWSDFNRVYYHPRSIVQLNDYELNSQVMPFEDWNVGEDLFHDLDKEHDLLDRDIRPFAEECDQLRALQIFATSDDAWGGFAARYIDRLRDEYGKKSIWMWAIEDGARTQRNHQFKKDINKAKSISSISPQVNLYVPLLDVPQKLPSYLSVDRHSAWQRSALLSSVVESVSLPSRLRPYHDFEASLAGDDGRHNIYELQTSFNPPKTNDESSTKPRRTFDINFSYESPDKDTTTIFNQVQVYRGSEPRNSGEFSAQNDIGHTRKLRFYNSEPMLQRWDEFIPNHFVLPTDLDYHHCLSYRSPLRLPVLDSFPHELFSGIPSNVDGLSVVTALTASTRTGEQIKMLQATAARILSVDEREAMVHGLGEIRENYETGWSSGSSDDEDD; encoded by the exons ATGCACGAGATCGTTACAGTTCAGCTGGGTCAGCGAGCCAATTATCTAGCAACCCATTTTTGGAATATTCAG GAGTCATATTTCACgtatgatggagatgaagaatcTCCGGTTGACCATGATGTTCATTTCCGACCCGGTGTGGGAGCCGACGGATCTGAGACGTATACTCCCCGAACCGTCATCTACGATCTAAAAGGCGGCTTTGGAACATTACGAAAGCATAATGCACTGTATCAACTCACGGAGGATACCGTTCCGGGCCAAGGGTTGTG GGATGGTAAAGAGATCATACAGCAGCAAGCCCCAATCCCCCAAAGTGACTATCAGAGAAGTCTAGATCTAGGCACAGCTGCACCTCGACTGACCTCAGAGACTGTGCGATATTGGTCTGATTTCAATCGCGTCTATTATCATCCGCGGTCAATTGTTCAATTGAATGATTATGAGCTCAATTCTCAAGTCATGCCATTTGAGGATTGGAATGTGGGCGAGGACCTATTTCACGACCTTGACAAGGAGCATGACCTTCTGGATCGCGACATCAGACCTTTTGCAGAAGAGTGCGATCAATTACGCGCACTTCAAATCTTCGCTACATCCGACGATGCCTGGGGTGGGTTCGCTGCGCGATACATTGACCGCTTGCGAGATGAGTATGGGAAGAAAAGTATATGGATGTGGGCTATTGAAGATGGAGCAAGGACACAGCGC AACCATCAATTCAAGAAGGACATCAACAAGGCGAAgtcgatatcttctatcTCACCGCAGGTTAACCTTTATGTGCCTCTTCTCGATGTTCCTCAGAAACTCCCGTCCTACCTAAGTGTGGATCGCCATTCAGCATGGCAAAGGTCTGCGCTTCTTAGTTCTGTGGTGGAATCGGTGTCTCTACCATCTCGCTTGAGACCATACCATGACTTCGAGGCCTCTCTCGCTGGGGACGACGGAAGACACAACATTTACGAGCTACAAACATCCTTCAATCCCCCCAAAACGAATGATGAATCGTCAACAAAACCTCGGCGCACATTTGACATAAATTTTAGCTACGAGAGTCCAGACAAGGATACAACGACGATTTTTAATCAAGTCCAAGTGTATCGCGGCAGTGAACCCAGGAATAGCGGGGAATTTTCAGCCCAGAACGATATCGGACACACGCGGAAGCTGCGCTTTTACAACTCCGAGCCAATGTTGCAGAGGTGGGATGAATTCATTCCAAATCATTTTGTGCTGCCTACTGACCTGGATTATCATCATTGTCTCAGTTATCGCAGCCCCCTACGTCTTCCTGTTCTAGATAGTTTCCCACATGAGCTATTCTCGGGTATTCCGTCCAATGTGGATGGGTTGAGTGTGGTTACTGCACTGACCGCTTCCACACGCACTGGTGAACAAATCAAGATGCTCCAGGCCACCGCCGCGCGGATCTTATCAGTCGATGAACGAGAAGCAATGGTTCATGGACTTGGTGAAATTCGAGAGAACTATGAGACTGGGTGGAGCAGTGGATCTtctgacgatgaagacgactGA